From Etheostoma cragini isolate CJK2018 chromosome 3, CSU_Ecrag_1.0, whole genome shotgun sequence:
ttatagtatcgaATCACAAGatttatctcaagacactttacagatagagcaggtctagaccacactccaggatccacaaggacccaacaatggggggggggggcattgtatttacattattcattctcaaagaaagttggtgtgttttaaaagttggatttttctatttccatttttttattcatctttttagtCAACTCTGGCATGGGTTCATTACCTTACTAGAAGCACTGTAAGTAGAGAAGTTTCCTGGAGTCAGGTAAGTTAGTAGCAGTGCAGTTTGATGGTTGTTTGTTGTCCTCTTCCACCATCATCCACAGGTTTTGGGATGTTTCTTTTGAATGTGAATAACTTTCTACTTTCGACATGGAGGTGTTCAGGCACAGTGTTGAGAGTAGATCCATTTAGAGCCTACGTGTCCCCTTAGACACACAGGGGACAGACGACTAAAACCAAGGCTGGCTGGACCTCTGTAAGTAAaacctctttctcttctcttccctcAGGTCCCGTCCTCCACTCTGGACTTTGTGATGCAGAAAGGTGTTGACGTCAGAGTCTTGCAGACGGAGAAGGCCGTCGCTGAATACAACAAACTGGCCGGCCAGGGCGCCAAGGTGGGGGGGGTCTTCCACTCCACCTGTTGATTATGTAACGTTCGCACAGACggagatgacacacacacacaggatgtaATGTAGAGCTGCTATCTGGAACTGGACCTGGGCTTAGAGACAGTCGGGATTGGTTTTAAGGAATAAAAACAACCCACAGCATTTTAACCCACTGCAGACATGTTAACTCGTGCATCCAGATgctctggcaatgcgagactagagTAAGATTAAATCGTCCTAATGTCCAGTTTATTGTTGTACAATTTCAAATGTTACTTTAGATAAAAttggaaaacatttcattttagtgGGCACTTTTGGGAAATTTCGCTGATACTGCCGTGCCCACTTTTAACTGTCAGCTAAAAGAGTGATGATGTGGTGTAGTTGGTAAAAGCTGATGAACATGCGTCGTTCAGTACATGTGTCTCTGCTTGTTTGCTGCATTAAATAAATCTAGAAAATAAATCATCTCCTTCACATGGTTTTATCTTTCAGAAACAATTgtaaagtacaaaaatattcCCCAGACAACTGACACAGCATGAGGAAAAACACTCTTGTGCATCCTCCCACTTCAccatgaattattatttttgtccaattctaaaactgaatgtgtttttgaaagagaaaaagaaaacagtgttgtcttttctgcaCAGCTTTGTATTTAGAGGGTCTCTCATCTGAAAGCGGTGAAGATTGAAGGTCTTGTTTGGGGGTCCTTTGTGATGAGTCGTTAGCGGCGGGCAGGTTTGGGCATGATGTAGACTTTGACGGGCTTGCTGAACGGAATGGTTCCCTCTACGGCGGCCTCTGGTGGCGGGAGGCCGTCGATGCTGTCGCTCCATCCCAGCTTAGATGccgaagaagaggagagggaggtggaggaggagctgtAGGCCAGCAGGAGGCGCACCTCGATTTGAGACggctctgagagagagagagagaggaagacagagaggaagacagagtcAAGGAAACTCCATCGagatgagctttccttttctcaaaggcaggatacccagggctcggtttacacctgtcaccatttttagccactgggggcccataggcaggctgggggaactcatattaatgttaaaagaactaaaagtgacattttcatgccatgggacctttaaaacatgtttccGATTAGAGAACACAGCAAGCAGACACAAGCTAAAACACAGcagtgaaataacaaaaagggaAGTTCTTTAAAAGCTGTACGTTTTGTGCAGTATTCGGACTGGATCAGTGGTTGTGCACCGACGTAGCCAAATCTCTGACTCTTGAATTAGTTTAACAGCAGATGGAGTCGAAAACACGTCAAAACGTCACTAAAACAGAACCACCcggtgtgtgtaggtgtgtgtgtgtgtgtgtgtgcgcatcatACTGACCTGTCCATGCCGTGTGTGAGAGGTACACCTGTGTGATGAGTCTGTGTCTGTCAGGTCCAGGCTTTCTGAAGTCTGAAGGTTTAGGATGGATGACGTGGCTCTGGCCGTCTGGATACAGAACCTGCAGAAAGACCGGGAATCCCTTAGTGTTCATATCCAGAACCAATGAGCGAGCAGTCCAGGTTTTAGTTTAAGGACGACACTAACAAGACATGTGGCTATTACAACGAACTCTACAATGCCAAGTCTAATGCTtcactgtaacttttttcatcactataccatgactttttaatcactattttgacatgctaaactttagcactttcttcaacatactatactattttttaatcactatttttgaaatgctatactatgactttttattgctgttttcttttttttccttgataTATTGTAGtatgattttatttaacagacTATACTTAGGTTAGTGATCTACATCAGACCGACCTGTACTTTGACAGCGTTCTGGGGGTCCTGAACGTGCTCCAGCGTTGCGTCGATGTCTAGCGCCACCACCAGGCCGGTCGTGAACCGCAGCGGGTTGTCGGACTCCCCGGTCGGCTCGATGATGGTGGCTGTCGCCCGATGGATCTGTAAACCAGCAGGACAATGTTCATGGAAACCAAAACATTACATCACTgctagaagaagaaagaaaatcaggTCTGGAGTGCTCAGGAGTTCAAACAAAATCAGTATAATAAAGACATGCTCGTCAGATATGAACCAGTAAAAACCATCAGATCCACAGGCAGCGGTCTCTGAACCATCCCAGGGGAGGCTGCTTTATACTAGAGGAACCAGTAAAAACCCTCAGATCCACAGGCAGCGGTCTCTGAACCATCCCAGGGGAGGCTGCTTTATACTAGAGGAACCTGAGAGGCTTCCACCTGGTCTCTCACATCTCAATGTTATTGGACAATTACATACAATAATTACTTGGTGCAATAACTTATCAGCTACACGTgcacaaatgtttatttatttactacttAATGTTTGTGCTGTACTTAAGTTGCACTTTATTTTGTCGCTGCACTACAACCGAATTTGTACAATCCATTTGAAACAATCTTTTTAACCTAATCTTACTCGACTTCTACTTtacgtttttattatttcttactAAAGCTGTGTATTTTGCCTTGAATTTGACTTTGAGCAACTGCAAATAAATCATTTCCTCGaggggatcaatgaagtattCAGATTCGGATTTTActtagtttgttgttgttctatGTTATGCTTTggttggtgtatgtgtgtgttcaatatgtttagTATATATTTAACGCTGTATAATCGCACAAAGTTCTCATGTCGCTTTTGTACGAACCACATTGTGTTACATTGATTTGGATGAAATGTGTTATAGACCTGAAGTTTAATTGATTGACTGACTGATGAAAGTGCTCTTTAGACGGTAACACAAAAGATGAATAAGAAAGGTCCAATGCACTCTCCTTGCAATACATTAAAAAGCTTTTAATTAAAGACTATTTCATGTTGAACTTGTTAGTACATTAAAAATAGAGCTGGGGAACAACTCACGCGTAGCGGCGCTAACAGCCTTCTGAAGGCTTGTTAACGTTTTGTAAGAAGATTGCGGAGAACTGTTCTTTTTGAACATCACTGCTGTTGATTACTAAAACTTATTTAACAGATTTAGTGTGTTGGAAGTCCTTCATCACACCTGCTCAGGCAGTCTGATCTGCAGCAGGCCGCTCAGTCTCAGGGTGGCCAGCAGGATCTTCACCATCTCCACCGGTTTACAGGACGACAGCCGGGGCATCAGCTCCAAAAGCTTGTCCACAAAACTGTCCTGCAGGTGGGGCAGCTCTGCCGCAAACAGCCTGAGGGATGCAGAAGATATGGAATGGAGACACAGTGAGAGGTTGGGATGTGTTGTAGTTTATACCTGTACCGTGACGTCCATACTGCTTCCTGGTTGTTGcactattatattatattgactGTCTAttgtatgcataattgcacatttttaaactcaaattTTGCTGCTCTCATTTCCTTCGTTGTCtatgtcttcttatttttactttttatattgtttacttgaaggttatgtttgtctgtggacctaaTGGGTTAAATATGTCTTGTCtccaccgtgggatagagggaaacgtaattttgatctctttgtatgttttgacatgggaagaaattgacaataaagcagactttgaacAATACTTTTTCCGATACCAATTTCATAAAATCCATTTTGACAAAATGATTCTAATATTGCCTTTTGTTACTACATCTTGTTGCGTTTTTTACATCTTATGCAAAGCACTTTGAAGTGCCTTGTTATTGAAAGGAGCTTTGGCAACCACACTTTACAAtccctttatttgacgccactttcagtctaccttctgctcgTTGTCtactgtttgcctgtttttcattgtgtgtttacttgtttgtttgtttatttttgcttttattgtagaaaatgctgctgtaacaacgGAATTTCCTAGTAATATCTAATCTAGTCAAATTATTAACTTAACTTGCTCTGCCAGGATTGACCGGACATGCTGTGGTTATGTGTTAAAGATGGGGCAGTTTCAACTCTCAAATTTAAGCACAAATATTCAAACAGACCCCAAAAAGATAAAGACTCTCACCTCTGAAAAGACTCAATGTCCTGCAAAAACTTCTCGCAGCTGCTGATGAGAGGATCCAACCTGAAGAGAAATGACCTTTAACATCAGCATTCAGTTATTGTCCACATTAAGTctgaaatgtatatatatatatatatatgtgtgtgtatgtgtgtgtgtgtgtgtgtgtgtgtgtNNNNNNNNNNNNNNNNNNNNNNNNNNNNNNNNNNNNNNNNNNNNNNNNNNNNNNNNNNNNNNNNNNNNNNNNNNNNNNNNNNNNNNNNNNNNNNNNNNNNacacacacacacacacacacacacagtttagcaGGTTCGGTCTTGATaccaaggtgtgtgtgagtgagtgagtgtgtgtgtgctgacctGTTGAGCCGCTGCTGTGGCCGTGACGTTTTGTTTGAGGCACAGAGGGACAGCAATGTTCCACAGCTTCTCCTGCAGAGCCTGAGGACACAAGACACTTTAAAAcagagcccgactgatatatCTGCGGACCGacattaggcatttcccgatgtATCGGTATTGTCACATATAATGGCCGATTCAACCATGTTATGGGCGTTGGCGTTGCaaagtctgtccaccagaggacgctctacaacgtccctgttgccAACACCGAATTATTTTGTTCAAagaactttaagtttcatatctcaAGTTTgtatctttatattttaatatattaaagtattttaaatatgtatagtaaatatgtattttactatatatatatatatatatatatatatatattgatgttcttctcttctgttgtgaaaataggtaataactacaaatatctaatgttagggaaatctggttatgttttgtaacgcgtttctggataaaaaaaacatatactgtatatcggccaatatatcggcatattttatttttaaataatcaaatattcgtatcgttatcggccttaaaaatcctttatcggtcgggctctactttGAAACAGTCAATCTGTTTACCTAAACTCGTGCTAATGTTATCTTTCTCTTAAGGCTACCCAAACAAAAATAAGTCAAAGCGTACATAAAGAGAATCCCACACCATCGTACCTTCATGAGCAGCAGCTGGCAACACAGATATGTAGCACAGAAATCAGCAGCTCCTGCGAGCTCCGTTTGCAGCTCCCCCAGCCGCCGCAGGTCTCTGACAAACATGAGGAAGAACACATTCACAACCTCCTTCTCATCCATCAAACATACTGGTGCATGCATTCAAAAATCCTGGTTTTGATCcagtttgctgtgtgtgtgcgtgtgtgtgtgtgtgtgtgtgtgtgtgtgtgtgtgtgtgtgtgtgtgtgtgtgtgtgtgtgtaccgtaTGGTGAAGTTTAGCAGGTCCTGGGCTCCGGGTGCTTCCAGGTTCTGAATGGTGCTGACCCTGTTCAGACTCTGCTGAAGGAAGAGCTGAGCCGAATCTACAGAACCGGAACCGCAACGGGAGTCCACCAAGTCCAGACCGTTGCCTGGCAACTAAAAGATAGGACAACAGTTACAGGTGAGACTGTCTAAAGGCCCAGTACTCAATCTTAGCACAACAGAACAACGTGCAATAAATACACCAGCACTTTAACTCTTAGTCTTTTTAAGATTTCGTATTATACACAATGCACAGTTAGATGTGTCCTTCATGCCCTAAGACGTCTAAAGTTAATCTTAGCTTGATTTTAGAATGGTTTATCTGTTAAAGATTTGTCCTGTGAAGCAACAGATTGTACCACTATGCGTATATGCTATGTGTATTATCTCTATTCTACAGGTAAAGTTGTGGAAATGGCAGTGTTTTGACATAGAATGCAGCAGCATGAGTCTAACTCCCAGTTTCCACTGGTTGCGGATCGGCGGCGGATCCGCTCTGGAACGGCGGCGgcgtcattaggtttccataaaagtgaatgtgtttatttccactgactgcggaGCGGCTGCCTTTCGACTCCAGCAGTCCCCTGCCCTCCTGAGAAGATACTcagagcttttatttttgcaggACGCTGGAGAGTTCCACAGCAATTTACACGGCAGTTACAAgcaggacaggaagtcaagcacagaaacaaacacaaaaaaaacataatgttaattttcaaaataaaacaaaatcacgACAGATCATATCTCCCTGCAttacaccttgaaaacagcacagagctgtttcccctctactcctctggatggaaactaactgttgttggttttgtggttctattcaaCGGGAACTCGTGAGATCTCGTGGCTCCTCGTggcttcagctgtcagtcacggccgcagccgttctgcagcTAATCAAGACCTGGTGGGTactgacggacggcggagcacggagccgacacgcagcggagccgatccgcaaAATgttctgcaaccggtggaaGTTGGGTGTAAGAAAACTACAGTATTTCAGTTCTCACTCTCAGTGGCGGCACCAGGTGTGACAGACTGTCCCTCAGGTAGGCGTAGTGTCTGAAGGTGTGGTCGGAGAACAGCGCCGGCATGGTGGGACACGACTTGGCAGCGTTGAACACCAACACCAGAACCGCAATGTCTGAGAGCGACAACCAGAGTCAAGAAAGAAAACCCCCGAACCCCACCTCTGGATGTGAGTGATCAGTCATTAGTTTCTTTTATACAAAATGTGCCTCTATCTTTTCAGGACACTTGATTGCAACCTTGTATCGATTTTAGGCCACATAACTATTtcaaggttttgttttattttgttttctgcattttgaaGTTTTCTGGCAGTAAAGTGAGGACAGTGATCCATTCTGTTAATGATAAAATACTGCTATTATATAtctattgtatattatatatatctattGTTTAACGTTTGTCTCTCCATTTGTGAAAATCtgtgaatctttttttcaacatgtttcttCAGATTTCTCTAAGTACGACAATGAATCCAAAGGAATTTAAAGACTGGgtcaagaaaaacatttgctttgtgttttggagATTTTCAGGATACAGGCCGGATCGTCCATGTCGGGCTCTGGTGTGTCGAAGTACGGGTGTGTGCTGAGCAGTTCAGGGACCAGCGGTAACACCAGTGTTGGATGACGGGAACCCAGGAACTTTAGACACCtgaggaggaaagaagaaattaaaaatcagatcaaaacataacattttataactttACATTAGCATCCAGTAAAAGTTATCAGAAGGCCTTTGTGATTCTAGGTGTATTTGTTAATTTACTTCAAAAGGTATCACTTGGTATTCTAGAAATGTACTTTGGGATTAACAATTTCGTTTACAGCGAGAAATAGATTTCCATTACTTTAACTGATACAATTTGCAATTTGTGACTGCAGCCTTAAGACTGCAGCCCTTTCGTTGCTTCTTTCTTTGGTTTGGATATGTCTGAAAACTTTAATATCAATAATGTAAAGCCCCTTTCCCCATGGACAAGAACCCACTAACACCCACTAGCATCTGGCTTTTGTCTTTAGTGAGAAAGTTTAGCATTAAATCCCAGGACATATGACTCTGTGGTATTTATCTGCTCCAGCTGATTGAcagtgatggaaacatgacaccTACTCTCTGAGGACACGCTAACTTTCTGGCACGATGCTATGACGCGCGTTATCTCCGTCAGTAACTTCAGTTTTGGGAGAACAAATTCAATCTGTCTCTGTGCAGGCAGCGATCAGAGTCATTGCTCCAAATATAGTCGGCACAGAGTTTGAAAGATACTAAATTGGAagaagatgtaaaaaaacaagtaacCACCGTCACACCGTCTCTGGCCTCCATGCTGCTTTCTATCGTTTACTAACCATGTTTCGAGTGTGAtacaccagaaaaaaacagaaaggcatACTCGTCTACTGGAAATGGGAAAGGACTCAATAAACATGCTAATTTCAGTCGTAAAAGGGTATAAATGTTGCCTTAATGTTTTATGTAGTGACAGTATTACAATTGTACAATGAGAAAAGGAACGGTGATCTAATTTGTGTCGGTTCAGGGGACCTCGACCTGAAAAACTTTGGGAACTGCTGTCCTAAAAAACCCAAGGGAGCTACAGCATGCACTTTGAAAACCCCTGTGTTAAGCGCTAGTCCTAATCGTGAATATGAAACATCTTGCACACAACCACACCCACAACCACACCTACTTCCAGACGGAGTTGCGGTCGGTGGGATATTTGTTGAGgttcttcagcagctccagcagagccAGCTGGATACACTCTTTAGTGGAGACGTTGGTGTAACAGATTAATTCATGGAGAGCTTCTCTGATGTCACGAGACGAGTCCTGCAGACCGACAGTGACCTCATCAACGTGTGCGTAAATCAGGCTTAAATTACGACTGCAACTTACTAGAAAAtacttttcatttcagtttcagGGTTAATAGACTGTTtgacccgtgtgtgtgtgtgtgtgtgtgtgtgtgtgtgtcttacctcCAACACAGCCAGCACCGTGTCCAGCTGGTCCTCTCTGAGCGTTATGTGGGTAGAGATTTCTCTCAGCACGTGGATGGACTGCAGCCTCACTTCCTCGATCTCGTCGTTGAACATGTCGACCAGGAAGTCCAGACACTTTTCGGCGAAGCTTGCAGACGACCGAGCCAGCTGGCACAACGCCTCCACCGCCGCAATACGGACCTCTGAAAAAGTATTAAAGACGGAGAAATCGCCGGTGGGAAAAGCACTCGAGTCAGAGAGCTTTAAGCAAGCAAAGCAACGCAGTAAAAATGATCAAACCCTGAGTACAAGCTAAGGAAAGAAAGGGATTAAAGAtggcagatggagagaaaataaCATTCTCCTtcttaaatgttacattttaatttgtgattatttCTACTGACAGTGTAAAAGCTTGGGAGACATCAACATACCATATCataaaaaaccttaaaaacactttgtaatGTCTCTTGTGGTGGGAATATTCACTCAATCTGGCAACAATAATCAGTTATGAGGTCTCAGATGCATCCACCTTTTGCTACTTCCTCTCCAAATCTATAAGTTAACATCACATCAGTACCAtcctgagaatgtgtgtgtcattagGACACGTTGGGCTTTGTTTACACCTGGACTGAAGTCACTTTGATGGTAAACGCAGACATGCTGCACCGTGTTTCACGTACCAAACATCTCGTCCTCCAGGCCGTGGACGAAGGCACCGCAGGCCCCCGAGGCGATCAGGTTCACGGTGTTCGTGTCCAGTTTCTCTTTGGGGGCGTCGTCGGCCCACTTCCTGCCAGAGGAGAACTCTCCAGAAGTAAAGAGCTCCTTGGCCCGTTCATGGGCCGTGCGCTTCCTCTGGACACAAAGAAGGAAGATGTGCTGATTAACatcatcagaatcagctttatttgccaggtatgaggacacatacaaggatttttttctttggagcatcgttgctcacactgtgcttacacaaacaatatatatacaaaacaaacaaaacaaaatacacacactaatatatacacaatatatacatactctaaataTATAGAGaatagaaacaatatagaggcatacGTGCAGAGAAGAGTTctttaaaagattatttaaatgtggagcatagtgcaaaggaaactggaatatattttatgttattatataacaagatgaacagtatgaacattatgaacagttctggaataaaatatgagaataatgaataaataacaaataataagtgacatgtgagaatgggaatgatgagtaaatagtaaataataactcagatttgagaatgatgaatagcactaaataagtggaataataagtggaaccagtaataatacaagtaataattataatttcttattttgttgtatacagattatcaaaaacaaaagcagagagACGTTGCTTACCCTGAGATCGGACATCAGCTTCTTGTCCAAAGTTTGCTCCAGAAAGTGAGGACTCACCTGCAGCATCGACCcctgacacacaaaaaagctCCACTTCTGaatgttgtatttgtttctttGAACAGTAAGGTATAGTAATGTGGGAACGTACCACTCTTTATTTATCACCCAGCAACTGTCAATTAGGCTTCCACCACAAAAGAATCTATATATTTAAAGAGATTTGAAGAGCTATGTGAAGTCTGTGTGTGGTGGTCTGTTCCCTCACCAGGGTTTTAGCCGCCTGTACCCGGACCATCCAGGAGCCATCGCTGACCATGTGACTGATCTTCCCGAATGCATCATCAACGAGTCGGATCTCTTCATTGGACGATGGGATGGGCACAATGCTGATTGGACAGAGAGAACAGTGAACGACAAGTCAGGCGAAGCTGCTACAAACTGGTGCAGCCAATCAGGTCAAAGCAAAGTTAAATTGTAAAGTAACACTTATTTTTGTTAACCTTCAGCAACCTTCAACGAGTTCAAGTAACTAGCTAACCAAATGCAAATGTCAGCAAACAACATTAcaaacactttcaaaacaaactgTAGCATCATGGGATACAGAATTTAATTTGATGTACCAATGCACCGTGTGTATAAGTTTAAaagtcaataaataaaaaataaaaaagattgcaaccggttgagataaaaaaataaacggCCTAAGGCGTGATGTACCTTTGATTTCACTTGTTCAACTTCAGGTGTCACTAGGTCTTCTTAGTCCATTTATATGAAGGgattttttcttctatttattttgttattttgatgtggggtttgtttaaaaatctaattattaATGTGTATTAGTTCTTTTGttatttctgataaaaaaacaattccagtTGCCATTTTGATAAGAGTTCATtcggtttaaaaaaatgagtttaGTGTATTGTTTCATCCTTAGAATTTAACGTTGGAATACTGCTCATGACTTTGGTGTCTAAAGAACATTTCCAAAGAGACAATTCTTACAGAAGTGTGGCCCTTTAGTGCGTAACTAGGTGATATTAATGGTCgcccgttacattcaagccattgcaaaatgagttgctacaaagctctTCAGTGATGTTattatttagaattcctcattggggcaacagaaactaaactaaatataGCTTTAACCTTGTGGTAATGGCCAATTTGGCTATATACGTTTGTTatgtttgtagtgtgtgtgtatgtgtgtgtgcggtaGGTCTGTAAATGGTTGTTTGTTACATCACCTGCGCACCTGTTTGTGGGTGCTAATTGGAGATTATAAAGGGAATCACAGGTGAGGTGGAAGGGGAATCTGGATCCGGGAAGtcacacagtttttcaacctcagctgtgtgagagtAATGTTTTTAGATCTTGTCGTTCTTGGCTTTTAATCACTCAAGTCGGTCTTTTTGTATTTGCACAATAAAAGGATTAAACGTACGACGACGGCGGACCTCATAATTTGCACCAGCAAGAGTCGGAAAGGCCTTATGATTTCACCCAGTGGCATTATTTGTGGACAGATTGCCAGTATACTTGTATAGTATTAAATGTTTGTGATCAAGAGAGTGGAGCTAGAGCTAGGTTTACGGTCACCGCGTTCCAAAAAATGCCGTAACCACGGCGGTCGTATCCGGCAGGAAGGCGCTTTCAGTTCAACATGGTCGGGTGGGAAGCCTGGCTGAGCAGCTTCGCCTGTACAAACAGGGTGATCACAAAAGTTAGCACTAAaattgactaattagtgtgaaggtagtctcaagtgggttagggctagggttttatctgtcttaatgtttttattttaactgtttatacttgtgttttatctgttttttgttgttttttttaacttattttgtgtaaagcactttgaattgccctgttgctgaaatgtgctccacaaataaagctgccttgcctgtacaaacatctgtatgattcTGCACGTCCAGACCACAGAGAGCCGACCAGCCTTAACATGTggtcagagagagacaccagcaacacaagaagaagaataagaagCATGTAGCTGAAGAGCGTTGAAAAACACGAGAGATCGTTTTAACTCTACAGCGATACCGACAGTCAGTCTTCTCACCTCTCTGGGTACAGCTGACTGAGCACCCACACCATCTGCACCGCTGCAGAGCGGACCTGCTCATAATCATCTGAAAGCAACCTGCAGGCctgcgcacacacgcacacacgcacacacacacacacacacacacacacacacacacacacacacacacacacacacacacacacacacacacacacacacacacacacacacacacacacacacacacaaacacactttttgttttgtttacatttacaagTCTGAAGGTCTACTGTGAGTCTGTTCTGTTTGATCCAGGGTTCCCATTATTTTGGCAGGTATTGCGGCTGGAAGACCCAGTTATAACTGATTTATTCCTCCACACATAAAATACAACTGATACTACCAAATGTAAAGTTACTTTGTGATGAGCATAAGCGTGTGAGTTAACAGAAAGTGTCGCTCACCCCTGCTCTGTCAAAGCCCAAAAACCAGGTGAACAGGGGAAACTAAAAAATACTGCTATCACTTATGCCCCAAACCCCGATGTACACGCCCACCGCCTACAATATCAGTGcataatataattaatttatttataattgagaccataaacaaaaaaatagaggAGAGACATGTGACTCCTAGAGTAAAGATACACAGTGCTGTTACCTGGTCATAAATGATCTCATGAATCTTTATTCTTCTCTCGTGAAGCTGCAGCTGGaaatcaaacacacagaatGAGATGTTATATAAAGAGAATAACCACTAAAATAAGAGTGGGAAGGGTTTTCTCGCTGCCTTGTTTTTGCATTGTGTGTTGTCCCTAACTACATGAGTGTGGTGCTGGTTAAGTTTCTGGTGGGTGGAGGAGCTGGGGGTGTCCTACCATGGCTTTGATGGCTGCGGTGCGGACTCTGGGGTCCTGGTCTCCAAAGAAGTCACTGATGATACTCTGGATGTCCCTCACTCCTTCTGGAGCACCGAGCAACGTGTAAAATGACAACACAGCAGAACACATCACACAACAACTCACACAAAGCACTATGGTGA
This genomic window contains:
- the ints4 gene encoding LOW QUALITY PROTEIN: integrator complex subunit 4 (The sequence of the model RefSeq protein was modified relative to this genomic sequence to represent the inferred CDS: substituted 3 bases at 3 genomic stop codons) yields the protein MAAHLKKRVYEEFSKVVQIPQEEAPAKKLRLSKPSKSAALHIDLCKATNSTDALQYLLQFARKPVEVESVEGVVRILLEHYYKETDNSVRLKIASLLGLLSKTQGFSPDCIVDDAINILNNEKSHQVLAQLLDTLLVIGIQLPESPTVRQRLIEMACKHLSDTYFGVRNKCLKLLGCLGMADTPLTKDNDVLGASLEGVRDIQSIISDFFGDQDPRVRTAAIKAMLQLHERRIKIHEIIYDQACRLLSDDYEQVRSAAVQMVWVLSQLYPESIVPIPSSNEEIRLVDDAFGKISHMVSDGSWMVRVQAAKTLGSMLQVSPHFLEQTLDKKLMSDLRRKRTAHERAKELFTSGEFSSGRKWADDAPKEKLDTNTVNLIASGACGAFVHGLEDEMFEVRIAAVEALCQLARSSASFAEKCLDFLVDMFNDEIEEVRLQSIHVLREISTHITLREDQLDTVLAVLEDSSRDIREALHELICYTNVSTKECIQLALLELLKNLNKYPTDRNSVWKCLKFLGSRHPTLVLPLVPELLSTHPYFDTPEPDMDDPAYIAVLVLVFNAAKSCPTMPALFSDHTFRHYAYLRDSLSHLVPPLRLPGNGLDLVDSRCGSGSVDSAQLFLQQSLNRVSTIQNLEAPGAQDLLNFTIRDLRRLGELQTELAGAADFCATYLCCQLLLMKALQEKLWNIAVPLCLKQNVTATAAAQQVSTHTLTHSHTPWYQDRTCXTVYLMWTITECXCXRSFLFRLDPLISSCEKFLQDIESFQRLFAAELPHLQDSFVDKLLELMPRLSSCKPVEMVKILLATLRLSGLLQIRLPEQIHRATATIIEPTGESDNPLRFTTGLVVALDIDATLEHVQDPQNAVKVQVLYPDGQSHVIHPKPSDFRKPGPDRHRLITQVYLSHTAWTEPSQIEVRLLLAYSSSSTSLSSSSASKLGWSDSIDGLPPPEAAVEGTIPFSKPVKVYIMPKPARR